The nucleotide window GGACGGGGTGTCCCTGACCATCCCGCGCGGCCGGGTCACGGCCCTGGTGGGGGAGAGCGGTTCCGGAAAGTCGACTGTGGGCCGATGCGTGGTGCGGCTCGTCGAACCGACAGCGGGCACGGTCCGGATCGCGGGCACCGACGTCACCCACCTGTCCCGTCGGCGGCTGCGTCCCCATCGCGGCGCGGTGTCGATCGTCTTCCAGGACCCGGCCGCGTCCCTGGACCCGCGCATGCTGGTGGGCGAGATCGTGGCCGAGCCGCTGCGGCTGGCCGGCAAACGGATCTCCCGGCGCGACCGGGACGCGCGCGTCGCTCCCCAACTCGAACGGGTGGGCCTACGCGCCGAGGTGGCCCGTCGCTATCCCCACGAGTTGTCCGGCGGGCAACGCCAGCGAGTCAGCATCGCGCGGGCCCTGATCTCCGAGCCCATGCTGCTCATCGCTGACGAACCCACAAGCGCGCTCGACGTGTCAGTGCAGGCGTCGGTGCTCAACCTCCTCGCCGACCTGCAACGCGACATCGGGTTCGCCTGCCTCTTCATCACCCACGACCTGTCCGCGGTCGAGTACCTGGCCGACGACATCGCGGTCATGTACCTGGGTCAACTCGTCGAGACGGGCAGCCGGGAGCGGATCTTCGCCCGGCCCGCCCACCCGTACACCCAGGCTCTGCTGTCCGCCGCGCCGGTGGCCGACCCGGTGCGTCAGCGCCACCGTCAGCCGGTGCTGCTCGGCGACGACCTGCCGTCCGCGCTCGACCCGCCGTCCGGCTGCCGGTTCCGGACCCGGTGCCCGCTCGCGTTCGACAGGTGCGCGACGGAAGTGCCGGCGCAGACCGCCATCGGCGACGGCATGGCCGCCTGCCACCTGGTCCGGCCGGACGGCACCGGTCCCGACGTTCGCACAGCAGATCCCAGTGAGGTGTTGTCATGACGTTCACCACCCGACCCACGCTGCAGGGCACCTTCGGCATGGTGTCCTCGACGCACTGGCTCGCCAGCCAGGCGGCGATGGGCATCCTGGAACGCGGCGGCAACGCCTTCGACGCCGCGGTCACCGCCGGGTTCGTCCTGCACGTCGTCGAGCCGCACCTGAACGGGCCGGGCGGCGAGGTGCCGGCCATCGTGGCCACCGCACAGGACCCTCGACCGAAGGTGCTGTGCGGGCAGGGGCCGGCACCGGCCGGTGCGACCATCGCGCACTTCCGGTCCCTCGGGATGGACCTCATCCCGGGTGCGGGGCCGCTCGCGGCAGCCGTACCCGGCGCCGTGGACGCCTGGCTCCTGCTGCTGCGCGAGCACGGCACGCTCACCCTCGCCGAGGTGCTGGAGCCGGCGATCGGCTATGCCGGCGCCGGACACCCGCTGGTGGGCCGGGTCGGTGACACAGTGGCGGCCGTCCGGTCGTTGTTCGAGGAACACTGGCCCACGTCCGCCGCGCTCTGGCTGCGCGGCGGCCGGCCACCTGCCGCGGGGGAGATGGTCACCAACCCGGCGTACGCGGACACGCTGCGTCGACTCGTCCAGGCGGGACGGGCGGCCGGTGGCGACCGGGAGGCCCAGATCGAAGCCGCGCGTCGGGCCTGGAGCACGGGTTTCGTCGCCGAGGCGATCGACGTGTTCAGCCGGCGACCGTTCCAGGACTCCAGCGGCCGCCCGCACGCCGGGCTGGTCACCGGCGACGACCTGGCCGCGTACTCGGCGAGCTGGGAGGCACCCGCCACCCTTGACTGGCAGGGCTACTCGGTGGCGAAGACCGGTTTCTGGGGTCAGGGTCCGGTGCTGCTGGAGTCACTGGCCACTTTGGACGCCCTCGACGACCCGGGCGCGTACGACCCGGGGACCGCGGTGGGCGTGCACGCCCAGGTCGAGGCCCTCAAGCTCGCCTTCGCCGACCGGGAGGCCTGGTACGGCGACGCCGTCGACGTGCCCGCCAAGGCGCTGCTCTCCCCGCAGTACGCGCGGGAGCGGGCCGCCCTGATCGGCGATCGTGCGTCGGCGGAGTTGCGGCCGGGGTGTCCGGACGGGGCGCAGCCGCGCCTGCCGGCGCACGTCCGGCCCGGTGCCGCGCGGCGTACCGGGCCGACGGATGCCACGACGGGAGAGCCGACAGTGCAGTCGGACGGGGTGACCCGCGGCGACACGTGTCACGTGGACGTGGTCGACCGCTGGGGCAACATGATCTCCGCGACGCCCAGCGGTGGCTGGTTGCAGAGTTCTCCGACGATTCCGGAGCTCGGCTTCCCGCTGGGCAGCAGGTTGCAGATGTTCTGGCTGGAGGAGGGGCTCGCCTCGTCGCTGGCGCCGGGTCGCCGGCCGCGTACGACGTTGAGCCCGACGATGGTGCACCGCGACGGCGAGCCGGTGTTGGCGTGCGGCACCCCCGGTGGCGACCAGCAGGACCAGTGGCAGTTGCCGTTCCTGCTGCGGCACCTCGTCGGTGGTCAGAGCCTCCAGGAGGCCATCGACGCACCGGCGTGGCACACGGTCAGCGTGCCGGGGTCGTTCTATCCCCGGGACATGGAGCCCGGTGTCCTGGTGGTGGAGGACCGGCTCGACGAGGGCGTGCTGGCGGCGCTGCGGGCGTACGGGCACGAGGTGCGGGTCACCGACGGGTGGAGCCTCGGTCGTCTCTGCGCGGTGACCCGTGACCCGGCGACGGGCGTGCTGGCCGCCGGTGCGAACCCTCGGGGGATGCAGGG belongs to Micromonospora ureilytica and includes:
- a CDS encoding ABC transporter ATP-binding protein, translated to MTPQPNALEIADLVMHFGPVRAVDGVSLTIPRGRVTALVGESGSGKSTVGRCVVRLVEPTAGTVRIAGTDVTHLSRRRLRPHRGAVSIVFQDPAASLDPRMLVGEIVAEPLRLAGKRISRRDRDARVAPQLERVGLRAEVARRYPHELSGGQRQRVSIARALISEPMLLIADEPTSALDVSVQASVLNLLADLQRDIGFACLFITHDLSAVEYLADDIAVMYLGQLVETGSRERIFARPAHPYTQALLSAAPVADPVRQRHRQPVLLGDDLPSALDPPSGCRFRTRCPLAFDRCATEVPAQTAIGDGMAACHLVRPDGTGPDVRTADPSEVLS
- a CDS encoding gamma-glutamyltransferase family protein, translated to MTFTTRPTLQGTFGMVSSTHWLASQAAMGILERGGNAFDAAVTAGFVLHVVEPHLNGPGGEVPAIVATAQDPRPKVLCGQGPAPAGATIAHFRSLGMDLIPGAGPLAAAVPGAVDAWLLLLREHGTLTLAEVLEPAIGYAGAGHPLVGRVGDTVAAVRSLFEEHWPTSAALWLRGGRPPAAGEMVTNPAYADTLRRLVQAGRAAGGDREAQIEAARRAWSTGFVAEAIDVFSRRPFQDSSGRPHAGLVTGDDLAAYSASWEAPATLDWQGYSVAKTGFWGQGPVLLESLATLDALDDPGAYDPGTAVGVHAQVEALKLAFADREAWYGDAVDVPAKALLSPQYARERAALIGDRASAELRPGCPDGAQPRLPAHVRPGAARRTGPTDATTGEPTVQSDGVTRGDTCHVDVVDRWGNMISATPSGGWLQSSPTIPELGFPLGSRLQMFWLEEGLASSLAPGRRPRTTLSPTMVHRDGEPVLACGTPGGDQQDQWQLPFLLRHLVGGQSLQEAIDAPAWHTVSVPGSFYPRDMEPGVLVVEDRLDEGVLAALRAYGHEVRVTDGWSLGRLCAVTRDPATGVLAAGANPRGMQGYACGR